From one Thermatribacter velox genomic stretch:
- a CDS encoding sugar ABC transporter ATP-binding protein: MVIVQPVLEVREVSKHFPGVQALKQVSMDVLPGEVHALLGENGAGKSTLMKIISGLVPSDSGRILIDGNEVHFHSPREALEAGVALVQQELSLVPYLSIGENIFLGRWPRKGVQVDWERIFSEARDLMARFGVKEDPDTLVEKLSVAEQQIIEILKAVSRPNLRILLLDEPTSALSDEEVQRLFALIQEIKKTGIGIVFISHKLGEALRIADRITVLRDGQKVITANARELDERSLFYYLTGKKVDVLESAHKAKPEEENVILRLENFSSDTFVKGVNLGIRQGEVFVIFGLIGSGRSTLARGLFGLSKTEGKIFLDGQEVRPRSPKEAIKLGFGYLPEDRRFALVYELPVFANITLAILSLLSRRGILDLRTEREIAEEYVNTLQIKTPDLTREVLYLSGGNQQKVLLARWLARKPKVLIMDEPTRGIDVGAKFEIRSMVRRLVSEGFTVLYITSEPVEALEVADRIAVMRDGRIVKVFDEIEGLDKTTLLAFASGVN; encoded by the coding sequence ATGGTAATTGTGCAACCTGTTTTGGAAGTGCGAGAAGTTAGTAAACACTTTCCAGGTGTACAGGCATTAAAACAGGTTAGTATGGATGTTTTACCTGGTGAGGTCCACGCTCTTTTAGGAGAAAACGGAGCTGGTAAAAGTACCCTGATGAAGATTATTAGTGGTTTGGTTCCCAGTGACAGTGGCCGGATATTGATAGATGGTAATGAAGTCCATTTTCATTCTCCCCGGGAGGCCTTGGAAGCAGGTGTTGCTCTTGTTCAGCAAGAACTCTCTCTTGTTCCCTATTTGAGCATTGGAGAAAATATTTTTTTGGGGAGATGGCCCCGTAAAGGAGTACAAGTGGATTGGGAACGCATTTTCAGCGAGGCCAGAGATTTAATGGCTCGCTTTGGAGTCAAAGAGGACCCTGATACTCTGGTCGAGAAACTTAGCGTTGCCGAACAGCAAATAATTGAAATTTTAAAAGCTGTTAGTAGGCCCAATTTGAGAATACTTCTTCTTGACGAGCCGACTTCTGCTTTGAGTGATGAGGAAGTCCAGCGCCTTTTTGCTTTAATTCAGGAGATTAAAAAAACGGGAATTGGCATCGTTTTCATTTCCCATAAACTTGGCGAAGCTTTGCGTATAGCAGACAGAATAACCGTTTTGAGAGATGGCCAAAAGGTGATAACCGCCAATGCCAGGGAGCTCGATGAAAGGTCTCTGTTTTACTATCTTACAGGTAAGAAAGTAGATGTACTTGAGAGCGCTCATAAGGCAAAACCCGAAGAGGAAAATGTAATTTTGAGGCTCGAAAATTTCTCTTCAGATACTTTTGTAAAAGGGGTAAATCTTGGAATTCGCCAGGGAGAAGTGTTTGTTATATTTGGCCTTATTGGCTCTGGGAGGAGTACCCTTGCTCGAGGCCTTTTTGGTTTGAGTAAAACGGAGGGCAAAATTTTTCTGGATGGGCAGGAGGTGCGCCCTCGTAGTCCTAAAGAAGCGATAAAGCTTGGTTTTGGATATTTGCCGGAAGATCGCCGTTTTGCATTGGTTTATGAATTGCCGGTTTTTGCCAATATTACTTTAGCTATTCTCTCACTGCTTTCGCGAAGGGGCATTTTAGATTTAAGAACGGAACGGGAAATAGCCGAAGAATATGTGAATACTTTGCAGATTAAAACTCCGGATCTAACTCGAGAAGTTTTGTATTTGAGCGGTGGTAACCAGCAAAAAGTCCTTTTGGCACGCTGGCTGGCTCGAAAACCTAAGGTTCTGATTATGGATGAACCCACTCGAGGTATAGACGTAGGTGCGAAATTTGAAATACGTTCGATGGTTAGAAGGCTGGTTAGTGAAGGCTTCACGGTTTTGTACATTACTTCAGAACCAGTAGAGGCATTAGAGGTTGCAGATAGAATAGCAGTTATGAGAGATGGTAGGATTGTCAAAGTTTTTGATGAAATTGAGGGCTTGGATAAAACCACGCTCCTGGCTTTTGCAAGTGGTGTGAATTAA
- a CDS encoding ABC transporter permease produces MSANRVRDIAELEEASLTRNLINLLLKGGSLVGLVALSIAFAVMSEYFFTLSNWLNILRQVSVVIIVASAQTMVIITSGIDLSVGSLLALGGCLAAVAMSYWGWPFLSGALLGIFVAWMVGLANGSIIAKGRIPDFIATLGMLGAVRGVALLITGGLPVPSHFTATELAGYLPPALIWLGSGHIGNIPVPIIVALLIVLLTWFILSRTTLGRSIYAVGGNREAARASGIDVDRVKIMVYGLSGLYCGLGGLVLVGRMNSANALMAEGLELQTIAAVVIGGTNLFGGRGSVVGTLIGAILMGVLANGLNLLNVEPFWQRVVNGLLIVAIVVFDQWRRRLIR; encoded by the coding sequence TTGTCTGCCAATCGTGTTCGGGATATCGCTGAGCTGGAAGAAGCTTCTTTGACCAGAAATCTGATTAACCTCCTGTTGAAGGGTGGCTCTCTGGTTGGTTTGGTGGCTTTAAGCATAGCTTTCGCGGTAATGTCGGAGTACTTTTTTACCCTGAGCAACTGGCTTAATATTTTAAGGCAGGTTTCGGTGGTTATCATTGTTGCTTCAGCCCAGACAATGGTAATCATTACTTCGGGCATAGATTTGTCAGTGGGTTCCCTTCTTGCCCTTGGTGGTTGTCTTGCTGCTGTGGCCATGAGTTATTGGGGTTGGCCTTTTCTTAGCGGTGCTTTATTGGGAATCTTTGTAGCCTGGATGGTTGGTTTAGCTAATGGATCCATTATAGCTAAGGGCAGGATACCGGACTTTATCGCTACCCTGGGCATGCTGGGAGCAGTGAGGGGTGTGGCTCTTCTTATAACAGGTGGTTTGCCTGTGCCTTCGCATTTTACGGCTACAGAATTAGCGGGTTATCTTCCTCCAGCCCTTATCTGGTTGGGTAGTGGACATATTGGCAACATACCAGTTCCTATTATTGTAGCTTTGCTGATTGTTCTATTAACCTGGTTTATTCTCTCAAGAACCACCTTGGGAAGATCCATATATGCAGTTGGTGGCAATCGGGAGGCGGCAAGGGCTTCGGGTATCGATGTGGACAGAGTGAAAATTATGGTGTATGGTCTTTCAGGACTTTACTGTGGGCTTGGTGGGTTAGTGCTGGTTGGAAGGATGAATTCAGCTAATGCTTTAATGGCGGAAGGCTTGGAACTCCAGACCATTGCAGCAGTGGTTATCGGAGGAACCAATTTGTTTGGCGGTCGAGGCTCTGTTGTAGGAACCCTTATCGGTGCCATCTTGATGGGTGTTCTGGCCAACGGTTTAAACCTCCTTAACGTGGAACCTTTCTGGCAAAGAGTTGTTAATGGTCTCCTTATCGTCGCTATAGTGGTCTTTGATCAGTGGAGGAGACGTTTGATAAGGTAA
- a CDS encoding GntR family transcriptional regulator translates to MDKKEMDLNRKVPIPLYYQLKEYIRQQIEEGVLAPGDLLPSERELSEKYGISRPTVRQALKELVYEGYLTREKGRGTFVARPKIDYSFIQHFTTFYEEMEEKGYVLKTQVLKKEVRKASKKLAQLLQIKEGEDFIYIERLRSIEGEPVVWVRNHIPYALCPSLLEEDLTDRSLYQLLAEKYNLVPKWAEIALEPTLADELDARLLQIDVGAPMFLMENVTYSEKEKPMDFFISRFRGDKGRVRVRVFR, encoded by the coding sequence ATGGACAAAAAAGAGATGGATTTAAATCGAAAAGTTCCCATTCCACTTTATTATCAGCTAAAGGAGTATATAAGACAGCAAATTGAAGAAGGAGTGCTTGCACCGGGAGATCTTCTGCCCTCGGAACGAGAACTTTCAGAAAAGTACGGCATTAGTCGTCCTACGGTGAGGCAGGCCTTAAAAGAACTGGTGTATGAAGGATATCTGACCCGGGAAAAAGGAAGAGGCACCTTTGTTGCCCGTCCCAAAATTGACTATAGTTTCATACAACACTTCACCACCTTTTACGAGGAAATGGAAGAGAAAGGTTATGTTCTCAAAACTCAGGTTCTTAAAAAAGAGGTACGCAAAGCCTCGAAAAAATTGGCTCAGCTTTTGCAAATCAAGGAAGGCGAAGATTTTATCTATATTGAGAGGCTTCGCTCTATTGAAGGAGAGCCTGTAGTCTGGGTTCGCAATCACATTCCCTACGCACTTTGCCCAAGTTTGCTCGAAGAGGACCTCACCGACCGCTCTCTTTATCAACTTCTTGCCGAAAAATATAACCTGGTGCCTAAATGGGCTGAAATAGCTCTTGAACCCACTCTTGCAGATGAGCTTGATGCACGCCTTTTGCAAATAGACGTTGGAGCTCCCATGTTCCTTATGGAAAACGTTACCTATAGCGAAAAGGAAAAACCCATGGACTTTTTTATTTCTCGTTTCCGTGGCGATAAGGGAAGAGTTAGGGTAAGAGTTTTCAGGTAA
- a CDS encoding Gfo/Idh/MocA family oxidoreductase yields MEKVRFILVGAGRAGMVHARNLRYYIPEAELKAVVDVDLERAKERAQELGVPSFYKNVEEALEQEEVDAVCIGSLTFTHREIIEKAAALKKHVFCEKPLAQNLDEASKIREIVENAGIKFQIGFMRRYDPEIRQAFEMVRDGLIGELVMIKSTGRGPGLPPAWIFDRSKSGGMLAEVSSHDVDAVLWFAGKKPQRIFMEANNFKLPEARKNFPDFYDHYAVTMVFEEGPLGIIDGGCPVGYAYDARMEILGTEGMIRIGTTEGRGPVLYNLDKKAVCDNHSSWSLRFKDGYLEEMKAFIRCILEDKEPSPSALDGWRVVKVVETAHLSLEEGRPINFSGEW; encoded by the coding sequence GTGGAAAAGGTTCGTTTTATTCTGGTCGGAGCTGGAAGAGCGGGGATGGTACATGCTCGCAACCTCAGGTATTACATTCCTGAGGCGGAACTTAAAGCGGTGGTAGATGTTGACTTGGAAAGAGCGAAGGAGAGAGCGCAGGAGCTGGGTGTCCCTTCTTTCTATAAAAATGTTGAAGAAGCGCTTGAGCAGGAAGAGGTTGATGCAGTGTGCATTGGCTCTTTGACTTTCACCCACCGCGAGATTATTGAAAAGGCTGCTGCTTTGAAAAAACACGTTTTTTGTGAAAAGCCGCTTGCACAGAATCTCGATGAAGCGTCGAAAATAAGGGAGATAGTTGAGAATGCAGGTATTAAATTCCAGATAGGTTTTATGCGCCGTTATGATCCAGAAATCCGCCAGGCTTTTGAGATGGTACGTGATGGTCTTATTGGAGAACTGGTTATGATTAAATCCACTGGTCGGGGTCCTGGTTTGCCGCCAGCCTGGATTTTTGACCGTTCCAAAAGTGGTGGTATGCTTGCCGAGGTTTCTTCTCACGATGTAGACGCTGTTTTGTGGTTTGCTGGCAAAAAACCTCAACGAATTTTTATGGAGGCCAATAATTTTAAACTTCCTGAGGCAAGGAAAAACTTTCCTGATTTCTACGACCATTATGCAGTAACCATGGTTTTTGAGGAAGGTCCTTTAGGGATTATTGACGGGGGATGTCCGGTGGGTTATGCCTATGATGCCCGAATGGAAATTTTGGGTACTGAAGGTATGATCCGCATTGGAACCACTGAAGGCAGAGGACCGGTTCTTTATAACCTTGATAAGAAAGCCGTATGTGATAATCACTCGAGCTGGTCACTTCGTTTCAAAGATGGTTACCTTGAAGAGATGAAGGCGTTTATTCGCTGTATTTTAGAGGATAAAGAGCCTTCTCCTTCTGCGCTTGACGGCTGGAGAGTAGTCAAGGTGGTGGAAACAGCACACCTTTCGCTTGAGGAAGGCAGGCCGATTAACTTTTCTGGGGAGTGGTAA
- a CDS encoding FGGY-family carbohydrate kinase → MPFFIGVDLGTTATKTGIFDEEGKLLAVARVPSNIIYGENGSVIQKSEEMLQSVLDTVREVVAKSGVKPEDVAALALDGQMAGIMGVGKDGEAVTPYDSWLDFRAAPYAQKMKEEAEELIIKRSGMSPSINHGPKILWWKYEQPEVYKKICKFTVPACWVAQKLCGLSGEETFMDYTYLHFSCFCDLEKKVWDDELLGIFEVEKAKMPRIVNPWDVVGKLQKEWAQQMGLPSGVPVVAGCGDQAANSLGAGVVEVGTAFDVAGTASCFSLFVDGYFPDVRYKTLLFPRSVLDGYYYPMAYINGGGMDLEWAREELFREFSRHDNAFSLITEKVEKVATHPSGVVFIPHLRGRNCPTQPYLRGVFAGFSWEHKREHLFRAILEGIAFEYAFYLKVIRELIPDLVFNEVRVIGGGAKSAFWNRIKASILGIPYLTLDRGEFAIWGAALCAAFGVGVFADLPAKAKASVRVVNVFHPDEKLHRIYKKYLPYYLETLETMNGVFEKFKEFFI, encoded by the coding sequence ATGCCCTTTTTTATAGGAGTTGATCTGGGAACCACAGCAACCAAAACGGGTATTTTTGATGAAGAAGGCAAACTTCTTGCGGTGGCTCGAGTTCCCTCCAATATTATTTATGGCGAAAATGGAAGTGTTATTCAGAAGTCAGAAGAGATGCTTCAGTCTGTGTTGGATACAGTAAGAGAGGTTGTAGCAAAAAGCGGAGTTAAACCTGAAGACGTAGCAGCTCTTGCTCTTGACGGTCAAATGGCTGGCATCATGGGGGTAGGGAAGGATGGTGAGGCGGTTACTCCTTATGATTCCTGGCTGGACTTTCGTGCCGCTCCTTATGCACAGAAAATGAAGGAAGAGGCCGAAGAGTTGATTATTAAACGCTCTGGCATGAGCCCCAGCATTAATCATGGACCCAAGATTCTCTGGTGGAAATACGAACAACCGGAAGTATATAAAAAGATTTGCAAGTTTACCGTTCCCGCTTGCTGGGTCGCCCAGAAGCTCTGTGGCTTGTCTGGTGAAGAAACCTTTATGGATTACACTTACCTCCACTTTTCTTGTTTCTGTGACCTTGAGAAGAAGGTCTGGGATGATGAATTATTGGGAATTTTCGAGGTTGAGAAAGCGAAGATGCCCCGTATTGTTAATCCTTGGGATGTGGTTGGTAAGCTTCAAAAAGAATGGGCTCAGCAAATGGGTTTACCTTCAGGGGTTCCTGTTGTTGCCGGTTGTGGCGACCAGGCTGCCAACAGCCTGGGTGCTGGAGTCGTTGAAGTTGGTACAGCCTTTGACGTAGCGGGTACTGCTTCTTGCTTCAGTCTTTTTGTAGATGGCTATTTCCCGGATGTTCGTTACAAGACACTCCTTTTTCCTCGTTCAGTGCTGGATGGATATTACTATCCAATGGCTTACATAAATGGTGGCGGTATGGACCTTGAATGGGCCAGGGAGGAGCTTTTCCGCGAGTTTTCCAGGCATGACAATGCCTTTTCTCTGATTACTGAAAAGGTGGAAAAGGTCGCTACCCATCCCTCGGGGGTCGTTTTCATACCTCATTTGCGGGGTCGTAATTGTCCTACCCAGCCTTATTTGAGGGGAGTTTTTGCAGGTTTCAGCTGGGAGCATAAAAGGGAACACCTTTTCAGAGCGATTTTGGAAGGTATTGCTTTTGAGTATGCTTTTTACCTCAAGGTTATTCGGGAACTCATTCCCGATTTGGTTTTTAATGAAGTCAGAGTGATAGGTGGAGGTGCTAAATCGGCTTTCTGGAACAGAATCAAAGCCAGCATTCTGGGTATTCCTTATCTTACACTGGATAGAGGAGAGTTCGCTATATGGGGGGCTGCGCTGTGTGCGGCCTTTGGGGTGGGCGTTTTTGCAGATTTACCTGCAAAGGCAAAGGCTTCAGTTAGGGTAGTCAACGTGTTTCATCCAGATGAAAAATTACACAGAATTTATAAAAAGTATTTGCCTTACTACCTGGAAACCTTGGAAACCATGAACGGTGTTTTTGAGAAGTTTAAGGAATTTTTCATTTGA
- a CDS encoding alcohol dehydrogenase catalytic domain-containing protein, whose translation MKAAVFSYPPHVEVNEVESPRPAKGEVLVKVKAAALCGTDLRIARRGHSVIAQDEKRILGHEVVGEVVELGEGVVGLKEGMLVAVAPNFGCGKCVMCAQGLTHHCPESKALGITFDGGFAEYLLVPENAVRQGNVFPLPEGADPVKLSFVEALACVVHGFLPLRVSFRDKVLIYGAGAIGLMFLELSKLSGAKKVWMVDLSEERLKIAEEHGAVGILAEEGVKGKVDSPDVVVVAAPAPRAQMEAIEVASLFGRINFFGGLPPQVREVPIATNLIHYKELVVTGTTRSNNFYFRIALDLLLEGQLDLSYLVTHVLPLEDIEQGLSLMETQGALKVVIVP comes from the coding sequence TTGAAAGCGGCTGTTTTTTCTTATCCCCCTCACGTTGAAGTAAACGAAGTTGAGAGCCCTCGTCCTGCGAAAGGCGAGGTTCTGGTAAAGGTCAAAGCTGCGGCTTTGTGTGGTACTGATTTACGCATTGCGCGTCGTGGGCACAGCGTGATTGCCCAGGATGAAAAGCGCATTCTGGGACATGAAGTGGTAGGTGAAGTTGTTGAGCTGGGTGAAGGCGTTGTTGGTCTTAAAGAGGGTATGCTGGTTGCGGTGGCTCCTAATTTTGGATGTGGAAAATGTGTTATGTGTGCGCAGGGACTTACTCACCACTGTCCGGAAAGCAAAGCTCTGGGAATAACTTTTGATGGAGGGTTTGCTGAGTATCTTTTGGTTCCAGAAAATGCGGTGAGGCAGGGTAACGTTTTTCCGCTTCCCGAAGGGGCTGACCCGGTCAAACTCTCTTTTGTGGAAGCTCTGGCCTGCGTGGTACATGGATTTTTGCCGCTTCGAGTAAGTTTTCGAGATAAGGTTTTGATTTACGGGGCTGGAGCTATAGGTTTGATGTTCCTTGAGTTAAGCAAATTAAGTGGGGCCAAGAAAGTATGGATGGTAGATTTGAGTGAGGAGAGACTCAAAATTGCCGAGGAGCATGGTGCGGTGGGTATTCTTGCTGAGGAAGGGGTAAAGGGAAAAGTAGATAGTCCTGATGTTGTAGTTGTCGCTGCTCCAGCACCTCGGGCTCAGATGGAGGCCATAGAAGTAGCCTCGCTGTTTGGTCGCATCAACTTTTTCGGAGGCTTGCCTCCCCAGGTCAGAGAAGTGCCCATTGCTACTAATTTGATTCATTATAAAGAGCTGGTGGTTACTGGTACCACTCGCTCTAACAACTTTTATTTCAGGATTGCTCTGGACCTTCTTCTGGAGGGGCAGCTCGACCTTTCTTACCTGGTGACCCATGTTTTGCCGCTTGAAGATATCGAGCAAGGTCTTTCTTTGATGGAAACACAAGGAGCCTTAAAAGTGGTTATAGTACCCTAA
- a CDS encoding glucose-6-phosphate isomerase family protein has translation MKLFRPFNVVVDFETGNLTPGKKITRYLSDIQHFFLDKEKVKAVLAKENPLVYEVIYAEVPEEPGHLAHCTTIIYPGKVGNEFFFTKGHLHEKLETAEIYFTLKGQGRLIMASPDGEECEVLEMFPGSASYIPPSWSHRSVNVGGEPLIFYCIFFADAGHDYATIDKTGFPKVVLERNGEVVVENNPNWKKA, from the coding sequence ATGAAGCTTTTCAGACCTTTTAACGTCGTAGTTGACTTTGAGACTGGAAACCTGACTCCTGGAAAAAAGATAACACGTTACCTGAGTGACATTCAACATTTTTTTCTGGATAAAGAGAAGGTTAAAGCGGTGCTCGCTAAGGAAAATCCTTTAGTGTACGAGGTCATCTATGCAGAAGTGCCAGAAGAGCCGGGACACCTTGCTCATTGCACCACCATAATTTATCCAGGCAAGGTTGGTAATGAATTCTTCTTTACCAAGGGGCATTTGCATGAAAAACTGGAAACTGCTGAAATATACTTCACACTAAAGGGTCAGGGTCGGCTTATTATGGCATCTCCTGATGGAGAGGAATGTGAAGTTTTGGAAATGTTTCCAGGGTCTGCTTCTTATATTCCTCCTTCCTGGTCACATCGCTCAGTCAACGTGGGTGGTGAACCTCTTATTTTTTACTGCATATTTTTCGCTGATGCCGGACACGACTATGCTACCATTGACAAAACCGGTTTTCCAAAGGTGGTTCTGGAAAGAAATGGAGAAGTGGTTGTAGAAAATAATCCTAACTGGAAAAAGGCTTGA
- a CDS encoding shikimate dehydrogenase: protein MTLPEKATRPTMYFIGVTTSQSSIMKLFPLWAKILDIKDAVLKGIDIEIHAPKGVYREVVQFIKEDPLSLGALVTTHKIDLYEAAKDLFDYLDPYAQLFGELSSISKNQGKLEGHAKDPISSGLAMEAFIPPGFWREHGGEVFIMGAGGSARAIAAYLFDPQKKDNMPSKLYVSNRSTPRLYAMQEIMQKINPDINAEYIHSPEPSINDQILARVKPYSLIVNATGLGKDRPGSPLTDAAQFPPHSLVWELNYRGDLLFMHQALRQKDAKNLHVEDGWIYFIHGWTQVIAQVFHITISEQQFSEIERISREYRNAQKK, encoded by the coding sequence ATCACTCTTCCCGAAAAGGCTACTCGACCAACTATGTACTTCATAGGAGTAACCACGTCTCAATCTTCAATTATGAAGCTCTTTCCTTTATGGGCTAAAATTCTGGATATTAAAGATGCGGTGTTGAAGGGCATCGATATTGAAATTCATGCGCCGAAAGGAGTTTATCGAGAAGTGGTCCAGTTTATCAAAGAAGACCCCTTATCACTTGGCGCTTTGGTTACCACTCATAAGATAGATCTTTACGAGGCCGCTAAAGACCTTTTTGATTATCTTGACCCCTATGCTCAGCTCTTTGGCGAATTATCGTCCATCTCTAAAAATCAAGGGAAACTGGAAGGACATGCCAAGGACCCTATTTCGAGTGGTTTGGCTATGGAGGCTTTTATTCCACCTGGTTTCTGGAGGGAACATGGTGGAGAGGTTTTCATTATGGGAGCAGGAGGCAGTGCCCGGGCGATAGCAGCCTATCTTTTTGATCCCCAGAAGAAAGACAACATGCCTTCTAAACTCTACGTTTCTAATCGCAGTACACCTCGTCTTTATGCAATGCAAGAAATAATGCAGAAAATAAACCCGGATATCAATGCTGAATACATCCATTCTCCAGAACCCTCCATTAACGACCAAATACTTGCTCGGGTAAAACCTTACTCCCTGATCGTCAATGCTACCGGACTTGGCAAAGACCGTCCTGGTTCCCCCTTGACTGATGCCGCTCAGTTTCCACCCCATAGTTTGGTGTGGGAACTGAACTATCGTGGAGATCTTCTTTTTATGCATCAGGCTTTACGGCAAAAGGATGCAAAGAACCTCCACGTTGAGGACGGCTGGATTTATTTTATTCACGGCTGGACGCAGGTTATTGCCCAGGTATTTCACATTACTATCAGCGAACAGCAGTTTTCTGAGATTGAGAGAATATCGCGAGAATACAGGAATGCCCAGAAAAAATAA
- a CDS encoding class II aldolase/adducin family protein, producing the protein MPRKNKMSYNGLSLKEGVFELQEDKLREDLVFYGNKLVDLGLVVASGGNISARFGNFMLISPSGLAFDELKPEDFVKVNLDNGEVVGGGKPSSEILMHWFCYRERKDVGAVVHTHPTYTIGVVSAGKTIPPMFPDFVAYVGKVAMIDYCTPCTQELAEAVLGALSSSSAVCMVNHGLLTVGSTLKEAFYRSVVVEEAARVYFIASIVGSPRILTERECRSIRELDAEKYRIGLLKNLS; encoded by the coding sequence ATGCCCAGAAAAAATAAGATGAGCTATAATGGACTTAGCCTAAAAGAAGGAGTGTTTGAGTTGCAGGAAGATAAATTGCGAGAAGATCTGGTTTTTTATGGTAATAAGCTGGTAGACCTGGGCCTTGTGGTTGCTTCAGGTGGTAATATCAGTGCTCGTTTTGGCAATTTTATGCTGATTTCACCGAGTGGTCTTGCTTTTGATGAGTTGAAGCCAGAGGATTTTGTTAAAGTCAACCTTGATAATGGTGAAGTTGTTGGAGGAGGCAAGCCCTCGTCGGAAATCCTGATGCACTGGTTTTGCTATCGCGAGAGAAAAGACGTTGGAGCGGTGGTCCACACTCATCCTACCTATACAATAGGGGTTGTTTCTGCAGGCAAAACGATTCCCCCCATGTTCCCTGATTTTGTTGCCTATGTGGGAAAGGTGGCGATGATAGATTATTGTACTCCCTGCACTCAGGAGCTTGCTGAAGCAGTACTTGGAGCATTATCTTCTTCTTCAGCGGTTTGCATGGTTAACCACGGTCTTTTAACCGTGGGGAGTACCCTTAAAGAGGCCTTTTATCGAAGTGTCGTAGTTGAAGAAGCAGCTCGGGTTTATTTCATAGCCAGTATTGTGGGTTCGCCTCGTATCCTTACTGAGAGAGAATGCCGCTCCATAAGGGAACTGGATGCCGAGAAGTACCGCATTGGTCTTTTGAAAAACCTATCCTGA
- the xylB gene encoding xylulokinase: protein MSHFLGIDLGTQSVKVIAYNEKGELKALSTREYPIISKQPGFAEQEPETWWEKTTEAIREVLLHLPSREIKGIGFSGQMHGAVFLDENLKPIYPAIIWADQRSKKQVALIRETLKKDLAEISGSTIATGFMAASVLWLKENLPQIYDKIRWIILPKDYLKVKMGLPPSTDVADASATLLFNIKRRKWSEKILDVLDINPDLLPPVYNSSEVIGEMAHTVKENLGLKGEGILVAGAGDQHCAALGNGIIHERETLLTIGTGGQIFTPLTRPRIDPKLRIHTFCHAVPGYWHLLGATLCAGLSLSWFKKSLLDSPSFSFDFKEMDEEARKIPPGCNELLFLPYLLGERTPYMDPSARGAFVNLHLTHQRAHFTRAIMEGVALSLKNAWEVFEELGVESERFVFSGGGSKSSLWRKILASVFREPLFTTTTREEAATGACILAMVGTGCFSNFEEAVNAMITYHTPTLPEPEWSEKYGLLFEKFKRLYDSLKEHFPKESG from the coding sequence GTGAGCCATTTTTTAGGAATCGATTTAGGCACCCAAAGCGTAAAAGTTATCGCTTACAACGAAAAGGGTGAACTCAAGGCTCTGAGTACACGTGAGTACCCCATTATCAGTAAACAACCTGGTTTTGCAGAACAGGAACCAGAAACCTGGTGGGAAAAAACAACTGAGGCAATCAGAGAAGTTCTGCTGCATTTGCCCTCCCGGGAAATAAAGGGTATTGGGTTTTCAGGGCAAATGCATGGAGCTGTTTTTCTGGACGAAAACCTCAAACCGATTTATCCAGCAATAATCTGGGCAGACCAAAGGAGTAAAAAACAAGTCGCTCTTATCCGTGAAACTCTGAAAAAGGATTTAGCTGAAATCTCTGGAAGCACGATAGCAACTGGATTTATGGCTGCATCGGTACTCTGGCTTAAAGAAAACCTGCCTCAAATTTACGATAAAATACGATGGATCATTCTGCCCAAAGACTACTTGAAAGTCAAAATGGGACTGCCCCCTTCCACTGATGTAGCTGATGCTTCGGCTACTCTCCTTTTCAACATAAAAAGGAGAAAATGGTCAGAAAAAATACTCGATGTCCTGGATATCAATCCCGACCTGCTTCCTCCCGTATACAATTCTTCAGAAGTTATTGGAGAAATGGCCCACACTGTTAAAGAAAACCTGGGGCTCAAAGGAGAAGGCATTCTGGTTGCAGGTGCAGGAGATCAACACTGTGCAGCACTGGGAAACGGCATAATCCATGAAAGGGAAACATTGCTTACCATTGGAACTGGTGGGCAGATTTTTACTCCCCTTACACGCCCTCGTATCGACCCAAAACTGCGAATCCATACTTTTTGCCATGCTGTACCAGGATACTGGCATCTTTTAGGAGCCACCCTTTGTGCTGGCCTCTCTTTAAGCTGGTTTAAAAAATCTCTGCTTGATTCTCCTTCTTTTTCCTTTGACTTTAAAGAAATGGATGAAGAAGCAAGAAAAATTCCACCAGGATGCAATGAACTGCTCTTCCTACCTTATTTATTAGGAGAAAGAACACCCTACATGGACCCCTCTGCTCGAGGAGCATTTGTTAATCTCCACCTCACTCACCAGAGAGCTCACTTCACAAGGGCCATTATGGAGGGAGTAGCGCTAAGCCTCAAAAATGCCTGGGAAGTTTTTGAAGAACTGGGGGTAGAAAGCGAGCGTTTTGTATTTTCGGGCGGCGGTTCGAAAAGCTCTCTATGGAGAAAAATACTTGCTTCGGTATTCCGAGAACCCTTATTCACAACCACTACCCGTGAAGAAGCAGCAACCGGTGCCTGCATACTGGCAATGGTGGGCACCGGTTGCTTTTCAAACTTTGAAGAAGCAGTCAATGCAATGATTACATATCACACTCCGACCCTTCCAGAACCAGAATGGTCGGAAAAATACGGCTTGCTTTTTGAAAAATTCAAAAGACTTTATGACTCTCTAAAAGAACACTTTCCCAAAGAATCAGGATAG